One genomic window of Anoplolepis gracilipes chromosome 5, ASM4749672v1, whole genome shotgun sequence includes the following:
- the LOC140666313 gene encoding uncharacterized protein, with protein MGSTMLPPPPVAIFPPATAMLPRAPPQFATPYPPPIFYWPYPSPPVSPTNYYTPANVGGMAPIPQQAALLAPAECLQLASGATTLPTATSTPTGLDTCLEAYLPRVELEKRMAALPPPQTECNPFIEVFMV; from the exons ATGG GAAGCACGATGTTGCCACCACCACCAGTGGCAATATTTCCACCTGCGACCGCGATGTTGCCTCGAGCTCCGCCGCAATTCGCGACACCCTATCCACCACCTATTTTCTACTGGCCTTACCCTTCACCGCCAGTTAGTCCGACTAATTATTACACTCCCGCAAATGTCGGTGGTATGGCACCGATTCCTCAACAAGCGGCTCtg TTGGCGCCAGCTGAATGTTTACAATTAGCATCAGGAGCGACGACGCTGCCGACAGCTACGTCTACACCGACGGGTCTCGACACGTGTCTCGAAGCGTATCTACCGCGGGTGGAGTTGGAGAAACGAATGGCTGCGTTGCCTCCACCACAGACCGAGTGCAATCCTTTCATTGAGGTTTTCATGGTTTGA
- the Bark gene encoding protein bark beetle: MRRKMHRLCILLPFLAALIAGVRLDNRYEQTSIYYTEPTVLVNTSTINGNNGGLYELHGGRVVRGERLLPISKSPYLLREDLFIERDGKLIIEPGVEIRFGPMVGITIRGIISAKGETHAPILLTAAEVETQVPALQTSPSIRLVDGPNPLTGRLQLFHRGSWRSVCTNSRNWTRADLETACRQLGYQGGQWWSWIDRQWPSKPRLLYEEPRCRGTEYSLAICERWSERQLGAGVCDYHPDLGISCLPRHDGTTSAIKHWRGIRFENALHDKTLIQENTLYVHQSKSVLRNIVIEYAGTGREYNVTSAIHVEGVPPIMESISVLHSAFTGINVTLPDAPVVIKNCTVQYNRGYGIYVNSSSGMTNINDCSILENGADGIKYVHADERPDDKLDRTDLFDLCTFPMTASQTFPVTISMEQNKYAPNVKRCPQHIFTMPGHLLTLHFLEMKTDRNDSAIVEVYDGISGVEKLLARVKVRNGTLPQSVTSTRQNLFINFVAEPRTNTIVFVRLSSGYKKTYDLNVTGSTIAGNNGRGILAEKLRSAVHIHETSISNNEHVAGVHVLGGAMDVNITDSRISFNQGDGVNITVTGGNRNVSHSSISSNRGFGFALWLNDSSATEYVHFNQSTVIEYSQIFRNKDIGVLIGNSTGNSYVNITGNWFNTSLETALQVESSWRKDNGLMRLQIGYNSFIRNAKLGVKLSPALNLDATIEYNHFRDQADGGILIRNPLYEEFNVLPAKIMIRYNEFYNNRGTFVASIGLSPYSDVQNALFTRNFLRDNHVRELFDNGNIPNVKLIPRSRVAAIVVVSSSNVEVFRNILHNPESRYEIGSHLEDQSKVINCTYNWLGSGEEKRIFDRLFHRKDRYNLAKIEYLPYLLHSSNPNANTIIANPTFVSQFVTPGTNLVGGEVDGLEQLRAGEYIVERDINVRPGGKLILQPGVTLRFPPSIGIMVAGKFDARGKRPSDILFTLKEELPVLPDNETLVTEEEGTNQIQFDEEAESVPVRLLGGRTNLEGRLQVKIGNKWGTVCNYGWTIQDAALVCHQLGFILDYENWFVERSQIPSAGINEDILLSNVQCTENDNDITKCQAEREQDFENSCTHSNDVGVRCLDVAWAGLRLGPLAQRCDLQYVTIEKAGLLDYKTNLFKPALQIDFARHSLDGIKLVNNLQDGLGVLYSDIYSADAINIVTNSDFSQNGGSGISFKQLGMRIVNSRIESNKVAGIRHNPALSAVQQREFAGWFLRVPDTTIDSPYNPVIIPGPDENIELANGETKYIITTKTTVQESVRRTVNIKCTPGYVIGIQLLNPIENRSTEQIILYDSQQLNNNQISWHVKRDLSVFPVSSSSYIVILEYQSGENALGGAVMAVTSILSPAQNIRNKIVSGPIPSLIIMKTKIKSNQKGLLAFYYNRYLNEIGDHFLRKANETIQLIGCEISHNQEEAVYVYSPHWNIFHSNLSEISIHINNSLITDNGKAIHQFSRDARHSNNLFHWIMQDSTIERNHGGGFEVLLPDVWQYNENFTHSLYFGNNTWRNNEQFGFVIDGHFAHLNISYNHFDGNRCKTGLISVRGMEKKIRIDNNWIDGNSGAYMVEFRVDSQSEILGDVDAHFYYNEIKRNTYDLVNMGPRQTFDDPSYVVGFHGIQKVLVNRNLFGENSLDYELLAGIRTAKINNEVDVMENWWGTDNDTIIRRRIFDFDDWNDHAVANYRPYLMRDSFDSSISASWHINQEIDLDNLGGRIVESLSLHARPEPYVIHSDITVMPEATLHIYPDVVMEFAPNVGILVLGTLKAVGVPGHEIVMRPMRRINASVSSAYVKLAPMRSSINLASMSDETIRLCKDGRCSSLYNEGFLEYFNRTTLQWIPICDQRFTERNAQVACRQLGYDTLNVYVSTDRRYELHPGSLTRVWSWPEPLQCSGKEQSLEDCQIRLNGQLYGHRHECSWDGQFVFLHCGQRNLDDAYDYWGGIRITDSEFEHHLYEHRIHNIVTHETVRRVESVLKFINITGAGILHFERSSAIQSIMKSPAIVHVNIDRSAYHGINIVSPTHTMELLFNTITNVLGNGVNILSLTGEGREADESSFTPIKDLNIPYSLFSMVDICDTAKEITIEERVIVYYKYDNYPVNCVKIFRSAYRAKPFGFRLLQFNLFNSTGKPGHPDGITLYDGDIYNVTSKKIGHLEVNALDEKKFFKTQTPSLSIRFFANGASSVHGFIAEIVTLPISAIGFNRDVQHNISYSAITNCREGAVKYASAGEVNAIMTLERNQFINNCEKLYGNFSTCKSALWLDVQNTQSLYFRNNLVQRNQGGLSIRADSRGSATSLKGWIHNNLFTENFNKPALYVEGRQSSPYQEVTIFRNYFTKNHALYDNNIVLKQVVSNMTLNYLHGNLGMHLLEISGFERVRLPIYQSTSHNGFYKNYAVDREGRSTIVAGTPGQQYVDNVFFNPDNDYEMLTTNRSQQLEMWRSHIDARYNWWGYNETLAVAGRIRDRGDLPELLQVDYQPFHMNNKSVLSGKCPPGWDLVGDTCYILIGALMDFYSAREFCRSANASMPFIMGDYLELWKFARKQQEHFDYSERVWIQQLERVDQCTVFTYQTIEIDHCAQPNPFICEIDPRVNIDPLSWRKDIVAVGVLGSVAVALALLTAAIALWVSKSKKRKLERLERRNSIRQSLHSLRSIGSTSGFTELAYRRKPIPSKNSTDTLNSKSLDYKRMLNGGSLDSMDKSQLNSSIEDNQSYDVYEAHNPRYSPSTSDFKHAAHPKYGAQTVDNPVFDLAYRNEGFRNHSTFSAGNTAAGNAAASNWPLQPNVQPTLIDESPITDPNNESSSYLHNTSTLPLHSSLALTDSMSELKHNIEASAVYDPVEYDSKRAYDMATLTTSQGSELVPEYTSSEGFQPPIPPHPYGYEPESRPRSEALLETNFDIGEEKPLRSKSEALLETNLDAFLINEPTELTQLSVAARSKSQPLETAM; the protein is encoded by the exons ATGCGCCGAAAAATGCACCGATTATGCATTTTGCTGCCGTTTCTGGCCGCCTTAATTGCAGGAGTCCGATTAGACAATAGATATGAGCAAACATCGATCTATTACACCGAACCAACTGTGCTGGTGAATACTAGCACAATAAACGGTAACAATGGTGGTTTATACGAGCTCCACGGTGGCCGTGTTGTTCGTGGTGAAAGACTACTGCCAATATCGAAGAGCCCTTATTTGTTGCGCGAGGATCTATTCATCGAGAGGGATGGCAAGCTTATAATAGAACCTGGTGTGGAAATTCGTTTCGGTCCCATGGTCGGCATCACCATCCGCGGTATCATAAGTGCCAag GGTGAAACACATGCGCCGATCCTCCTGACCGCAGCGGAAGTGGAAACGCAAGTTCCGGCTCTTCAAACATCACCTTCGATACGTCTTGTCGACGGACCGAATCCGTTAACGGGTAGATTACAGCTTTTTCATCGAGGCAGCTGGCGTTCCGTTTGCACGAATTCACGAAA TTGGACTCGTGCAGACTTGGAGACAGCTTGCCGGCAGCTCGGCTATCAGGGCGGACAGTGGTGGTCGTGGATCGACAGACAATGGCCCTCCAAGCCTCGTCTTCTTTACGAGGAACCAAGATGTCGCGGTACCGAGTATTCGCTGGCGATCTGCGAACGTTGGTCGGAAAGACAATTGGGCGCCGGTGTTTGCG ATTATCATCCAGATCTGGGTATCTCTTGCCTACCTCGTCACGATGGTACGACCAGTGCGATCAAGCATTGGCGAGGGATACGATTCGAGAACGCGTTGCATGATAAAACGCTCATCCAAGAAAATACACTTTATGTGCATCAGTCGAAATCTGTTTTGCGAAACATAGTAATCGA ATATGCTGGGACTGGAAGAGAGTACAATGTGACGTCGGCAATTCATGTGGAAGGAGTACCACCGATAATGGAGTCGATTTCTGTTCTTCATTCTGCCTTCACGGGTATCAATGTTACTTTGCCGGATGCACCCGTCGTGATAAAAAACTGTACCGTGCAATATAATAGAG GTTACGGGATTTATGTAAATAGTTCGTCCGGCATGACGAATATCAATGACTGTTCGATACTTGAAAACGGAGCTGATGGAATAAAATACGTGCACGCGGACGAACGACCGGATGACAAATTAGATCGTACCGACTTGTTTGATCTGTGCACCTTCCCCATGACAGCTAGTCAAACCTTCCCTGTCACTATATCCATGGAACAGAATAAATATGCGCCCAATGTAAAACGATGTCCACAA cATATCTTCACGATGCCGGGTCATCTTTTGACGTTGCATTTTTTGGAAATGAAAACTGATAGGAATGATAGCGCCATTGTGGAAGTATACGATGGTATAAGTGGAGTGGAAAAACTCTTGGCTAGAGTTAAAGTTAGAAATGGAACGTTACCGCAAAGTGTGACTTCAACGCGTCAGAATCTCTTCATAAATTTTGTAGCTGAACCTCGAACCAACACCATCGTGTTTGTGCGATTGTCGTCGGGTTATA aGAAAACGTATGATCTCAACGTGACTGGTAGTACGATAGCGGGTAATAACGGTCGCGGTATCCTCGCGGAGAAACTCAGATCCGCCGTACACATTCACGAGACTTCGATATCGAATAATGAACACGTAGCCGGCGTGCATGTATTAGGTGGCGCGATGGATGTCAATATCACCGACAGCCGTATTTCGTTTAATCAAGGAGACGGTGTTAATATCACTGTTACGGGTGGCAATCGCAACGTATCGCACAGCAGTATATCATCCAATCGCGGTTTTGGTTTCGCATTGTGGTTGAATGACAGCTCTGCTACCGAATATGTACACTTCAATCAGTCGACTGTGATCGAATACTCGCAGATATTCCGTAATAAGGATATTGGTGTTCTG ATTGGCAATTCAACCGGCAACtcgtatgtaaatataacgGGCAATTGGTTTAACACTAGCCTCGAGACAGCGCTACAAGTGGAATCCAGTTGGAGGAAAGACAATGGTTTAATGAGACTGCAGATCGGATACAATTCGTTCATAAGAAATGCGAAATTGGGCGTTAAACTAAGTCCAGCGCTCAATCTCGACGCAACTATAGAGTACAATCACTTCAGGGATCAAGCGGACGGTGGGATTCTGATAAGAAATCCGCTTTATGAGGAATTTAATGTTCTGCCCGCGAAGATTATGATTCGATATAATGAATTCTATAACAATCGGGGCACCTTTGTAGCTAGCATCGGTTTATCACCCTACAGCGATGTGCAAAACGCATTGTTTACGAGGAACTTCTTGCGTGACAATCATGTCAGAGAACTATTTGACAATGGTAACATACCAAATGTCAAACTAATACCGCGCTCGAGAGTAGCTGCTATTGTCGTCGTATCTTCGAGCAATGTCGAGGTTTTCCGTAACATTTTGCACAATCCTGAGTCGCGTTACGAGATCGGTTCCCACTTGGAAGATCAGAGCAAAGTCATTAATTGTACTTACAACTGGTTGGGATCTGGGGAGGAAAAGAGAATCTTTGATCGACTATTCCATAG GAAAGACAGGTACAATCTTGCTAAGATTGAGTACCTGCCTTACTTGTTGCACAGCAGTAACCCCAACGCGAATACCATAATCGCAAATCCGACGTTTGTATCGCAATTTGTCACACCTGGCACGAATCTGGTCGGTGGTGAGGTTGACGGTCTCGAGCAATTAAGGGCCGGCGAGTACATTGTCGAGCGTGACATCAATGTAAGACCAGGCggcaaattaatattgcaaccGGGCGTTACGTTACGTTTTCCACCATCCATTGGAATAATGGTAGCCGGCAAATTCGATGCGCGTGGAAAAAGACCTAGCGACATCTTATTTACTTTGAAGGAAGAGCTTCCTGTATTACCAGACAATGAAACTCTCGTCACCGAAGAAGAAGGTACGAATCAAATTCAATTTGATGAAGAAGCGGAGTCCGTGCCGGTGAGGCTTCTCGGTGGCAGAACAAATCTCGAAGGAAGACTACAg gtAAAAATCGGAAATAAATGGGGAACCGTTTGCAACTACGGATGGACGATTCAGGATGCGGCGCTCGTTTGCCATCAATTAGGCTTTATTCTAGACTATGAGAATTGGTTTGTCGAGCGATCGCAAATACCGAGCGCGGGAATCAACGAAGATATACTTCTCAGCAATGTCCAGTGTACTGAGAATGACAACGATATAACAAAATGTCAGGCAGAGAGGGAGCAAGATTTCGAAAATTCATGCACTCACTCGAACGATGTCGGTGTTAGATGTTTGGATGTGGCATGGGCAGGTCTGAGATTAGGACCGTTGGCTCAAAGATGTGACCTGCAATACGTGACAATCGAAAAAGCAGGCTTGTtagattataaaacaaatttgttcAAGCCag ctTTGCAAATTGATTTTGCTCGGCATTCGTTGGACGGTATCAAGCTCGTTAACAATCTGCAAGATGGATTAGGAGTTCTGTATTCCGATATATATTCAGCGGACGCCATAAATATTGTGACAAATAGCGATTTCTCTCAAAATGGCGGGAGCGGTATCAGTTTCAAGCAATTGGGCATGCGAATAGTCAACTCGCGAATTGAGAGCAACAAAGTTGCGGGAATAAGGCACAATCCCGCTCTCTCGGCGGTTCAGCAGAGAGAATTTGCGGGATGGTTCCTACGCGTTCCAGACACCACAATTGACTCACCGTATAATCCTGTAATCATACCGGGACCGgatgaaaatattgaactCGCTAATGGAGAAACCAAGTACATTATAACGACTAAAACAACCGTTCAAGAATCTGTCCGTCGTAcagttaatattaaa tgCACTCCCGGTTATGTCATCGGCATCCAGTTGCTGAATCCAATAGAGAATCGAAGCACGGAACAAATCATACTGTACGACTCGCAGCAGCTTAACAATAATCAGATAAGTTGGCATGTAAAACGGGATCTGAGCGTTTTCCCCGTCTCATCCAGCTCCTACATAGTAATTTTAGAGTACCAGAGCGGTGAGAATGCTCTCGGTGGAGCTGTCATGGCTGTCACATCGATCTTATCTCCAGCGCAG AATATACGCAATAAAATAGTCAGCGGGCCTATTCCTTCATTGATCATCatgaaaacgaaaattaaGAGTAATCAGAAGGGCCTACTCGCGTTTTACTACAATCGATATTTGAACGAGATTGGAGATCACTTTCTCCGAAAAGCGAACGAGACTATTCAATTGATCGGATGCGAGATATCACACAATCAAGAGGAGGCCGTATATGTGTATTCACCTCATTGGAATATCTTCCACTCTAATTTATCGGAAATTTCGATCCACATAAATAACAGTTTGATCACGGATAATGGTAAAGCGATACATCAATTCAGCCGTGACGCGAGACACTCCAACAATCTCTTCCATTGGATAATGCAAGATAGCACGATCGAAAGAAATCACGGGGGTGGATTTGAAGTGTTGTTGCCAGACGTTTGGCAATACAACGAGAATTTCACGCATTCCTTGTACTTTGGTAACAACACTTGGCGCAACAACGAGCAGTTCGGCTTCGTGATAGACGGTCATTTCGCTCATCTCAACATATCCTACAATCATTTCGACGGCAATCGCTGCAAGACTGGCCTGATATCCGTGCGCGGAATGGAAAAGAAGATCAGAATCGATAACAATTGGATCGACGGTAACAGCGGAGCTTATATGGTTGAATTCCGCGTGGACAGCCAATCCGAGATTCTCGGCGACGTCGACGCGCATTTCTATTACAATGAGATTAAACGAAACACGTACGATCTCGTCAACATGGGACCGCGCCAGACATTTGACGATCCCAGTTACGTTGTCGGCTTTCACGGTATACAAAAAGTACTGGTTAACAGAAATCTCTTCGGAGAAAACTCGCTGGATTACGAATTACTGGCGGGTATTAGAACAGCGAAGATTAACAACGAAGTAGATGTCATGGAGAATTGGTGGGGTACCGATAATGACACTATTATCAG ACGAAGAATCTTCGATTTCGACGATTGGAACGATCACGCCGTAGCCAATTATCGGCCGTACTTGATGCGCGACTCATTCGATTCATCTATCTCTGCGTCGTGGCATATAAATCAAGAGATTGACCTGGACAATTTAGGCGGTCGTATAGTGGAGAGCCTCTCATTACACGCGAGACCCGAGCCTTACGTAATACATTCCGACATCACGGTTATGCCGGAAGCCACGCTACACATCTATCCCGACGTCGTGATGGAATTCGCTCCTAACGTTGGAATCCTCGTTCTTGGAACGCTGAAAGCTGTCGGGGTACCCGGTCACGAAATCGTTATGAGACCAATGAGACGAATAAATGCAAGCGTCAGTTCCGCGTATGTCAAGTTAGCACCGATGAGGAGTTCCATTAATCTTGCTTCAATGTCTGACGAAACGATTCGTTTATGCAAAGATGGACGCTGCTCTTCATTGTACAATGAAG GATTCTTGGAATACTTTAATAGAACGACTCTTCAATGGATACCCATATGCGATCAGCGATTTACCGAGCGAAACGCCCAAGTAGCATGTCGGCAACTCGGTTACGATACCCTCAACGTCTATGTGTCGACCGATCGTAGATATGAACTTCATCCTGGATCGTTGACGCGTGTCTGGTCTTGGCCTGAACCTCTGCAA TGTTCTGGGAAAGAACAGAGCCTGGAAGACTGTCAGATCAGACTGAACGGTCAGTTGTATGGTCATCGTCACGAATGTTCGTGGGATGGGCAGTTTGTCTTCCTACATTGTGGCCAGCGAAACTTGGATGACGCGTACGATTACTGGGGCGGAATACGCATCACGGACAGCGAATTCGAGCATCATCTGTACGAGCACCGCATCCACAACATCGTCACCCACGAGACTGTCAGACGCGTCGAGTCGGTTCTCAAGTTCATCAACATAACCGGTGCTGGAATCTTACACTTTGAAAGATCGTCCGCCATACAGTCTATCATGAAGTCTCCAGCAATAGTACACGTTAATATAGATCGTAGTGCTTATCATGGGATCAATATTGTATCTCCTACACACACG atggaattattatttaatacgatTACTAATGTCCTCGGAAATGGCGTGAATATCCTATCTTTGACGGGAGAGGGTCGCGAAGCGGATGAGAGCTCGTTTACGCCAATTAAGGATCTCAATATTCCTTATTCTTTGTTCAGTATGGTCGACATATGCGATACCGCTAAAGAAATCACGATCGAAGAGCGTGTGATAGTTTATTACAAATACGATAATTACCCTGTGAATTGTGTGAAAATCTTCCGCAGTGCTTACAGAGCCAAACCATTCGGATTTAG acttttacaatttaatcttttcaacTCCACTGGAAAGCCGGGTCATCCCGATGGTATAACTTTATACGACGGAGACATTTACAATGTTACTTCTAAGAAGATCGGCCACTTGGAAGTTAACGCTCTTGATGAgaagaaattctttaaaacGCAGACTCCCAGTCTCAGTATAAGGTTCTTCGCTAATGGCGCTAGCAGTGTGCATGGATTTATCGCGGAAATCGTGACTCTTCCGATATCCGCCATTGGTTTta atcgCGATGTGCAGCacaatatttcttattctGCGATAACGAACTGTCGCGAGGGTGCTGTAAAATACGCAAGTGCCGGCGAGGTGAATGCTATAATGACGCTCGAACGTAATCAGTTTATCAATAATTGCGAAAAGTTATATGGTAATTTTTCCACGTGCAAGTCTGCCTTATGGCTCGATGTTCAAAATACGCAATCACTTTATTTCAGA aaTAATCTGGTGCAGCGGAATCAAGGCGGTCTTTCTATTCGTGCCGATTCGAGAGGTTCAGCCACATCCCTCAAGGGATGGATACACAATAACCTTTTCACGGAGAATTTCAACAAACCAGCATT ATATGTCGAGGGTCGCCAGAGTAGTCCTTACCAAGAAGTGACTATATTCAGGAATTACTTTACCAAAAATCATGCTCTCTACgacaataatattgttttgaaGCAAGTGGTCAGCAATATGACGCTTAATTATTTACACGGAAACCTCGGTATGCATTTATTGGAGATTTCGGGATTCGAAAGGGTTCGTTTACCGATTTATCAAAGTACATCTCACAATGGCTTTTACAA gaaTTATGCAGTGGATCGTGAAGGCCGTAGCACTATCGTTGCCGGTACTCCCGGACAGCAATACGTCGATAACGTGTTCTTTAATCCTGACAACGATTACGAGATGCTCACGACAAATAGATCTCA GCAATTAGAAATGTGGAGATCTCACATAGACGCCCGGTACAATTGGTGGGGTTACAACGAGACTTTGGCGGTGGCAGGACGTATCAGAGATCGCGGAGACTTGCCCGAGCTACTGCAAGTCGACTATCAACCTTTTCATATGAACAATAAATCTGTATTAAGCGGTAAATGTCCACCTGGCTGGGACCTCGTCGGCGATACATGTTACATATTAATCGGCGCGCTTATGGATTTTTATAGCGCACGAGAATTTTGCAGG tcGGCAAACGCATCGATGCCCTTCATTATGGGAGATTATCTGGAACTCTGGAAGTTCGCGCGCAAACAACAAGAACATTTTGATTATTCAGAACGTGTTTGGATACAGCAATTGGAACGCGTGGATCAATGCACGGTGTTCACGTATCAGACCATTGAGATTGACCATTGTGCGCAACCCAATCCGTTTATTTGCGAGATCG ATCCTAGAGTCAACATCGATCCTCTATCCTGGAGAAAAGATATCGTCGCAGTGGGCGTCTTGGGATCTGTCGCCGTCGCACTTGCATTGTTGACCGCGGCCATCGCACTGTGGGTGTCTAAATCGAAGAAGCGTAAACTCGAGAGATTAGAGCGACGTAATTCCATCAGACAATCTCTGCACTCCCTACGATCGATCGGCTCCACGTCTGGCTTCACGGAGCTTGCTTATCGGCGGAAACCTATCCCG AGCAAAAATTCCACGGATACTCTAAACTCGAAATCGCTGGATTACAAGCGCATGTTGAATGGTGGCAGTCTAGATTCGATGGACAAGTCTCAGCTGAATTCTTCGATAGAGGACAATCAGAGTTACGATGTGTACGAGGCTCATAATCCGCGATACTCGCCGAGTACAAGTGACTTCAAGCACGCGGCGCATCCCAAGTATGGCGCACAGACTGTCGACAATCCGGTCTTCGATTTGGCGTATCGCAACGAGGGCTTCCGCAATCACTCTACTTTCTCGGCTGGAAATACTGCAGCCGGAAACGCTGCTGCTTCTAACTGGCCGTTGCAACCGAACGTCCAACCGACTTTGATCGACGAGAGTCCCATAACGGACCCCAACAACGAGAGCTCATCGTATCTCCACAACACGTCTACACTGCCTTTACACTCCAGTCTCGCGCTCACCGATTCGATGAGTGAGTTGAAACACAACATTGAAGCGTCGGCCGTCTACGATCCCGTGGAATACGACTCGAAACGCGCTTACGATATGGCCACATTAACGACGAGTCAGGGATCCGAGCTCGTTCCAGAGTACACGTCTTCGGAAGGTTTTCAGCCGCCGATACCGCCGCATCCGTATGGCTACGAGCCCGAGAGCAGGCCCAGGAGCGAGGCGCTGCTGGAGACCAACTTTGACATCGGCGAGGAGAAGCCGCTTCGTTCCAAGAGCGAGGCCCTGCTTGAGACCAATCTGGACGCATTTTTAATCAACGAGCCCACGGAACTCACGCAACTGTCAGTGGCAGCGCGAAGCAAAAGTCAACCGCTGGAAACGGCGATGTAA